A stretch of the Arthrobacter sp. PAMC 25486 genome encodes the following:
- the rpmF gene encoding 50S ribosomal protein L32: MAVPKRKMSRANTRARRSQWKATAPALVKSIENGEVVYSLPHQAKVVTDSAGTALFLEYKGRKVADV, encoded by the coding sequence GTGGCTGTTCCCAAGCGGAAGATGTCCCGTGCCAATACGCGCGCACGCCGTTCCCAGTGGAAGGCCACCGCGCCTGCTCTGGTCAAGTCCATCGAAAACGGCGAGGTTGTTTACAGCCTGCCGCACCAGGCAAAGGTCGTCACCGACTCAGCCGGTACCGCACTGTTCTTGGAATACAAGGGCCGTAAGGTTGCCGACGTCTAA
- a CDS encoding DUF177 domain-containing protein, which produces MAGRRNGRSCRRLDKANWPLVRLVLMPVSFRAKMVRRSYVFTGVLISETTLGNKSNHGTPLTVGVRELGRSPGSMWTFNEHVPVPEDFGTPLIKVTPGSILDLELRFEAVHEGILVSGNVLVDVTGQCSRCLENFEDELEVDVQELFFYEEPSADILAEGEDEQRWIEHDSIDLEPVLRDAVVTALPFQPVCREDCEGLCSECGIHLADEPGHHHEVVDPRWAALQGFTGEEN; this is translated from the coding sequence ATGGCGGGTCGTCGCAACGGCCGCAGCTGTCGTAGACTGGATAAGGCCAATTGGCCTCTGGTACGCCTCGTTTTGATGCCCGTGAGCTTTCGGGCTAAGATGGTGCGTCGGTCATATGTTTTTACAGGAGTTCTCATTAGCGAAACCACGTTGGGCAACAAGTCCAACCATGGCACGCCCCTCACCGTTGGTGTCAGGGAGCTTGGGCGAAGCCCGGGCAGCATGTGGACATTCAACGAACATGTGCCTGTGCCGGAAGATTTTGGCACCCCGCTCATCAAGGTGACGCCTGGATCCATTTTGGATCTGGAACTCCGTTTTGAGGCCGTCCATGAAGGAATTCTGGTGTCGGGCAATGTGCTTGTCGATGTGACAGGCCAATGCTCCCGCTGCCTGGAGAACTTCGAGGATGAACTTGAAGTTGATGTGCAGGAACTTTTCTTCTACGAGGAGCCGTCCGCGGATATCCTCGCTGAAGGTGAAGATGAGCAACGTTGGATCGAGCACGATTCTATCGATCTTGAACCGGTGTTGCGGGACGCAGTGGTAACCGCCCTGCCGTTCCAGCCGGTGTGCCGGGAAGACTGTGAGGGTCTGTGTTCCGAATGTGGAATACACCTTGCAGATGAGCCGGGGCACCATCACGAGGTCGTTGATCCTCGATGGGCTGCCCTTCAGGGCTTTACCGGCGAAGAAAACTAG
- the rnc gene encoding ribonuclease III, with translation MSVELPSPELTDGHKLLLKRLGVSIDAGTLRLALTHRSYAYENGGIPTNERLEFLGDSILGFSVTDALYRDNPSLPEGELAKRRSSVVSTRALASIARSLGVGEFIYLGQGERLTKGRNKDSILADTMESLFGATYISHGIEAARELVMRLVGPLLADAAVLGAGTDWKTNIQEIAAARHLGAIVYDITGTGPDHDRTFAAQLLIGGVAYGAGTGPSKKEAERAAAAEGWIVLEKRFAPGSPAFASSASTASASDGAPSTASGAPAATSASE, from the coding sequence ATGTCCGTAGAACTTCCATCACCGGAGCTCACGGACGGACACAAACTGCTGTTGAAGCGTCTCGGTGTCAGTATTGATGCCGGGACGCTTCGTCTTGCCCTGACGCACCGTTCTTATGCGTATGAAAACGGCGGCATCCCCACCAACGAGCGCCTCGAATTCCTGGGCGACTCCATCCTGGGCTTCTCCGTCACTGACGCCCTCTACCGCGACAACCCCTCCCTTCCCGAGGGCGAGCTGGCCAAGCGCCGTTCCTCCGTGGTCTCCACCCGCGCCCTTGCCTCGATCGCCCGCTCGCTGGGCGTAGGCGAATTCATTTATCTCGGACAGGGCGAGCGCCTGACTAAGGGCCGCAACAAAGACTCCATCCTGGCCGACACCATGGAATCCCTCTTCGGCGCCACCTACATCTCGCACGGCATCGAAGCCGCCCGCGAGCTCGTCATGCGCCTGGTTGGTCCGCTGCTCGCCGATGCCGCCGTGCTCGGCGCCGGAACCGACTGGAAAACAAACATCCAGGAAATCGCCGCCGCCCGCCACCTCGGCGCCATCGTCTACGACATCACCGGCACCGGCCCCGATCACGACCGCACCTTCGCTGCGCAGCTGCTGATCGGCGGCGTTGCGTATGGCGCCGGCACCGGCCCGTCCAAGAAGGAAGCCGAGCGTGCCGCCGCCGCCGAAGGCTGGATTGTGCTGGAGAAACGCTTTGCGCCTGGCTCTCCTGCTTTTGCGTCGTCCGCCTCCACTGCTTCTGCGTCCGACGGCGCACCCTCCACCGCGTCCGGGGCGCCTGCCGCTACTTCCGCGTCCGAATAA
- the mutM gene encoding bifunctional DNA-formamidopyrimidine glycosylase/DNA-(apurinic or apyrimidinic site) lyase, translating to MPELPEVEVVRRGLERWIGGRRITSVSVPDPRSIRRHSLGVEDFRGNLIGATVLDVVRRGKFLWLPLTDAPDSAEEPHTALVAHLGMSGQLLVESPEQPHEKHLKVLLSFSPRDDAPEELRFIDQRIFGGLFVTSLVPTTDRMPGGDGSEWALIPEEAAHIGRDPLDPYFDIEALHQKLRSRKTGLKRALLDQGLVSGIGNIYADEALWAAKMHYARPTQTMRRPDTERIIQAARDVMSRALDAGGTSFDSLYVNVNGASGYFARSLNAYGREGEPCYRCADLGLSTTIRRDMFMNRSSHYCPRCQRMR from the coding sequence ATGCCGGAACTGCCTGAGGTTGAGGTGGTCCGCCGGGGACTGGAACGGTGGATCGGCGGACGTCGCATCACCTCCGTGTCCGTGCCGGATCCGCGGTCCATCCGCCGGCATTCCCTGGGCGTTGAGGATTTTCGCGGCAATCTCATCGGCGCGACCGTATTGGATGTTGTGCGGCGCGGGAAGTTCCTGTGGCTGCCGCTGACGGATGCCCCTGATTCTGCTGAGGAACCGCACACCGCCCTTGTGGCGCACCTTGGCATGAGCGGGCAACTGCTGGTGGAATCGCCGGAGCAGCCGCACGAGAAGCATCTGAAAGTTTTGCTCTCCTTTTCTCCGCGCGACGACGCGCCTGAGGAGCTGCGCTTCATTGACCAGCGCATATTTGGCGGCCTTTTCGTCACGTCGCTTGTGCCGACCACTGACCGGATGCCGGGCGGCGACGGCTCCGAATGGGCGCTGATCCCCGAGGAAGCCGCCCACATTGGCAGAGACCCGCTGGACCCCTACTTTGACATCGAGGCGCTCCATCAAAAGTTGCGCTCCCGCAAGACAGGCCTGAAGCGTGCACTGCTGGATCAAGGCCTCGTCTCCGGGATCGGCAACATCTACGCCGATGAGGCACTATGGGCGGCCAAGATGCATTATGCCCGGCCCACCCAGACCATGCGCCGCCCTGACACCGAGCGGATCATCCAAGCCGCCCGAGATGTCATGTCCCGCGCACTGGATGCCGGAGGCACCAGCTTCGATTCGCTCTACGTCAACGTCAACGGCGCCTCCGGCTACTTTGCCCGATCCTTGAATGCCTACGGCCGAGAGGGCGAACCGTGTTACCGGTGCGCTGACCTTGGGCTGTCCACGACGATCCGCCGCGACATGTTCATGAACCGCTCCTCGCATTATTGCCCGCGGTGCCAGCGCATGCGCTGA